A region of the Micromonospora sediminicola genome:
CGTCGCTGCGCACGTCCCGCCAGGACCGCCCGTCCCAGTAGCCGAAGAGCCGTTCCTGGGCGCGCCGCCGCCGGCGCAGGTTGAGCAGCACCTGGCACAGCTCGGCGTCCTCGATCCGGCGGACCTGCTCGATGCCGCCCTTCGCCGGGAACTCGAAGACCACGCACCCGCCGCGCGAGCGGGCGTGCTCGGGGCGCAGCGTGGCCACGCCGAACGTCGGGTCGTCGCCGGTGGCGTACTGGTCGCTGCCCACCCGGAACGCCCCCATGTCGAGCAGCCGGGCCACGGTGGCCAGCACCCGCTCCCGCCGCAGCCCACGCAGCGCCAGGTCGTGCGCGACCCGGTCGCGCAGCGCGGGCAGCCGGTGGGCCACCTCCAGCACGTGGTCGAACTTCGCCTCGTCCCGCTTGCGACGCCACTGCGGGTGGTAGACGTACTGCTTGCGGCCGGCCGCGTCGATGCCGGTGGCCTGGATGTGTCCGTTCGGGAACGGCGAGATCCACACGTCCCGCCAGGCGGGCGGGACGACCAGCTCGCGCAGGCGCGCCAGCTCCGCCTCGTCGCGCACCGGCTCGCCCTTCGCGTCCAGGAAGAGCCAACCCTGGCCGCGACGCCGGCGCCCGTAGCCCGCCCGGCCCGGGTCGCTACGCCGCAACCGCACCGGAGACCCGTTCCACCTCGGCCACCGCCGCCACCACCTCGTCGATCCCGATGGCACCCAATGTCGGGTGGGTTCCTACCCCGGCGAAACCCGCTGAATCCCGGTCGGGTCCGGCAGCCCGCGTGCCGCCGAGCACCCGGTGCCGGGGCCGGTCGGCCGGCGGACCCCAGCGCTCCGCCGGCACCGGACCGAACAGCACCACCGACGCGGTCCCGTATCCGGTGGCGAGGTGGGCCACGCCGGTGTCGCCGCTGACCACCAGCCGCGCGTCGGCCACCAGCGCGGCCAGTTCGGCCAGGCCGGTACGGCCGGCCAGCACCGCCTCCGGCGGCAGCCCCGCGTCGCGGGCCACCCGGGCGGCCAGCGCCCGCTCGTCCGCCGAACCGGTGAGCACCACCCGGTGCCCGCGCGCGGTCAGCGTCCGGGCCAGCCCGGCGAACCGGTCCGCCGGCCACCGCTTCGCCGGGACCTTGCTGCCCGGGTGCAGCACCGTCACCCCGGCCGGTACGCCGGGTCCGGCCGGCCGGCGCAGCGCCAGGTCACCCGGGTCGGCCGGCAGCCCGTACGCGTGCAGCAGCCGGCACCAGCGGCGTACCTCGTGCTCGTCGTCGTCCCAGGCCGGGCCGTCCGGGTGGCCGCCGGCCGGGTTGCGGTAGGCGAGCAACCGGGTGGGCCGGACGGTGGCCAGTGCCCGGTGCGACTCGGGGCCCCGGCCGTGCAGGTTCACCGCCACCTCCGGCGGTGGTCCGGTCCAGTCGACCCGGTCCGGCCCGTCGGTGGGCAGCACCCGGTCGACCGCCCCGGTCAACGCGGCCAGCGGCGCCAGCCAGGCCGGCGCGGCGAGCACCAGCTCCCGTCCGGGCAGCCCGGCGCGCAGGCCGCGCAGCGCCGGGACGGCGGTGGCCAGGTCGCCGACGCCGAGCGCCCGCAGCACCAGGATCACGGGTACGACGACTCCTGCGCGGCGCAGACCACCATCTCCCGGACCGCGCAGCCGGCCGGCTGGGACAGCGCGAACATGACCGCGGCGGCGGTGTCGGCGGGTTCGTTCAGCACGGCGTCCGGGCCGGGACGGTACTGGGCGTCCCGCTCGTCGAAGAAGGCGGTGCGCATGCCACCGGGGATCAGCAGGGTCACCCCGACCGCGCCGGCCAGCTCGGCGGCGAGGGCGCGGGTGAAGCCGACCACCCCGAACTTCGCCGCGCAGTAGGCGGTGGCGTCACTGACCGCCTTGACGCCGAGGGTGGAGGCGACCGTGACGATGCTGCCCCGGGACGCCTCCAGGTAGGGCAGCGCCGCCCGGATCACCGCCGCCGTGGCGAGCAGGTCCACCGTGACGATCCGCTCCCAGGTCTCGGCCGGCACGTCGATCAGCTTCCCGGGCACGTCCATCCCGGCCGCGGTGACCACCGCGTCCAGTCCGCCGGAGCGTTCCGCGAGGTCCCGCGTGGCGGCCTCGGCGGCGCGGGTGTCGGCCAGGTCGCACTCGGCCCACGGCACCCCGTCGGCGGGACGCTGCCGGTCCAGCACGAGCGGCCGGCCGCCGGAGCGGGCCACGGCGGCGACGACGGCCGCGCCGAGCCCGCTGGACCCGCCGGTGACCAGGACGGTGGGACCGGCTCCGGGCTGGCCGGCGCTCATGCCGCCGCCCGCCGTCCGGTGGTGC
Encoded here:
- a CDS encoding DNA topoisomerase IB, which codes for MRLRRSDPGRAGYGRRRRGQGWLFLDAKGEPVRDEAELARLRELVVPPAWRDVWISPFPNGHIQATGIDAAGRKQYVYHPQWRRKRDEAKFDHVLEVAHRLPALRDRVAHDLALRGLRRERVLATVARLLDMGAFRVGSDQYATGDDPTFGVATLRPEHARSRGGCVVFEFPAKGGIEQVRRIEDAELCQVLLNLRRRRRAQERLFGYWDGRSWRDVRSDEVNDYLRDASGGEMTAKDFRTWHATVLAAAELATVGPQRSVTGRRRAVAAVMRSVAELLGNTPTVARTSYVDPRVVDLYHDGVLAPVQPEMPREAVEKSVLALLEEEAD
- a CDS encoding glycosyltransferase family 9 protein → MILVLRALGVGDLATAVPALRGLRAGLPGRELVLAAPAWLAPLAALTGAVDRVLPTDGPDRVDWTGPPPEVAVNLHGRGPESHRALATVRPTRLLAYRNPAGGHPDGPAWDDDEHEVRRWCRLLHAYGLPADPGDLALRRPAGPGVPAGVTVLHPGSKVPAKRWPADRFAGLARTLTARGHRVVLTGSADERALAARVARDAGLPPEAVLAGRTGLAELAALVADARLVVSGDTGVAHLATGYGTASVVLFGPVPAERWGPPADRPRHRVLGGTRAAGPDRDSAGFAGVGTHPTLGAIGIDEVVAAVAEVERVSGAVAA
- a CDS encoding SDR family oxidoreductase, with protein sequence MSAGQPGAGPTVLVTGGSSGLGAAVVAAVARSGGRPLVLDRQRPADGVPWAECDLADTRAAEAATRDLAERSGGLDAVVTAAGMDVPGKLIDVPAETWERIVTVDLLATAAVIRAALPYLEASRGSIVTVASTLGVKAVSDATAYCAAKFGVVGFTRALAAELAGAVGVTLLIPGGMRTAFFDERDAQYRPGPDAVLNEPADTAAAVMFALSQPAGCAVREMVVCAAQESSYP